ATATGTCTTTTTGCTCTTTTTCATTATCTTTTAATGAAACCTATTTCAAAGATAATATCAAGTTTAAATAATACTGACAAAGATGGAATTCCTATAAATGAACTTCCTTTAGCTTTTTCAAAAGAATTAAATTTACTGGCTATTACAGCAAATAAAATGTTGTATTCAATAAAATCTTCAAGAAATATATTGAAAAAAAGTGAAAGCAGACTAAAGTATTTATTAGAAATGAGTCCTATTGCTGTAAGAATTGCAAAAGATAAAGGTACTAAAGTTGTATTTTCAAATCATACATATGCTTCTTTGATAAAAGAAGATTATGTAATTGATTCAGACCCCTCAAAATATTATAAAGATAAAAATGAATATAAACAAATAGTTGAAAAGATAAAAAATAAAGAAAAAATCTTTAATAGATTAGTTGAATTTAAAATAAAAGATAAAACAGTTTGGGCACTTGCTTCATATATGAGTATTAAGTTTGATCAAGAAGATTCTGTTATTGGTTGGTTTTATGATGTTACACGAGAAAAAAACTTACAAAAAGAGTTAACAAATCAAAAAAATGAATTTGAAGCAATATTTAAATATACAAAAGATGGATTAGCACTTTTAGATTTACAAAGTAATTTTTTAAAGTTCAATGAAGCTTATTTAAAACTAACAGGTTATACAAAAAAAGAGTTATTGACAAAATCTTGTATAGGTTTGACAGCCATTGAAGATAAATCAAGAACTCAAGAAGCAATCAATGATGTTTTAAAAGATGGTTCAAAAATAAATTTTGAGAAAAGTTGCTTAGTTAAAGATGGACGAACAGTAAGAGTTAATATGTCTTTGGTATTACTTCCTGATAAAAAAACAATTCTTTTAAGTGCCAAAGATATTACAGAACAAAATATTATACAATCACAAGCAAAACTAGCTTCAATGGGTGAAATGATAGGTAATATTGCTCATCAATGGAGACAACCATTAAATATCATATCAACAATTGCAAGTAGTATAAAAGTTAAAAATGAGTTTGGACAAAAAGTTGAACTTGATGATTTGTTATTTGATATGACACATATTATGCAACAAACACAATATCTTTCAAAAACAATAGATGATTTTAGAAATTTTATAAAAGATACAAATGAAAAAGAGGTTTTAAGTATTGTTAATACTATTGAAAAAACATTAGTTATAATTCATTCATCTTTCTTAAATAATAATATAAAAATCATAAAAGATTATGAAGATGATATAGAAATATTAGGTTATGAGAATCAACTTATTCAAGCTATTATGAATATATTAAATAACTCAAAAGATGCAATTGTTGAAAATGTGTTAGATGATGATGAAAAAATAGTTTATATAAGCACTAAAATTGTAAATAAAGAATTGATTGTTTCTATAAAAGATAGTGGTAAAGGAATAGATAAAAATAATATTGATAAGGTTTTTGAACCATATTTTACTACAAAACATCAAAGTGTTGGTACTGGTATTGGCTTATCTTTAGCACATCAAATTATTACAGAACATCACAATGCTTTGATTGAAGTTTCAAATTGTACTTTTACTGCAAACTCAAAAAAGTATAAAGGTGCTTGTACAAATCTAATATTTAAAATCTAAAAAAGTCTATATGTTAGTTTTTTTAGAATCTTTTTTAAAGTTTTTGTCTCTTCTTCTGATAATATATCAAAAAAGTATTTTCTATTTTCAATCATTTCATCCATGCACTTAAGTGTTAGTTCTTCCCCTTTTTGCTCAAGTGAGACTAACATACTTCTTTTGTCTTGTGCTGATGGTATTCTTGAAATTAATTTTCTACATTCTAATTTTTTTAGAACCTTTGTCATTCCACCAGATGAAAAAACTGTTGCTGAGTATAAATCTGTGGGAGATAATGTCTTACCATTAAAATACAATGCTGCTAGTACATCTATTTCTGAATGGCTTAAATCATACTTTTCTTTTATATAGTGTTCTGTTTCATTAAACAAATTTCTATATATTAAAGTAATTGGAAGTGCTATTGCAAACTGCTCATAACGAGGGTTGCTAACTGTTTCTTTAAAGAATTGGTCTAAATGTTGTTTTTCCATTTTAAAATTCTATCTAAAATAAGATTAAAAAGATAAATCTTTCTGGAAAGATATATTTAAGCTAATTAATGTTATCTTTCTAGCAAGATAAAAGGAGTTATTTTGAAAAAAATTTATTTTCTATTTTTTATCCCAATTTTACTTATGGGACAAACCTTAGATGAACTAATAGATTTATCTATTAAAAATAGACTAGTTGATTCATATAAAAGTGATTTAGAATCGTTAAAAAAAGAGTATAATAGTGTAAAAAGCGGTTATTTACCAAGTTTAAATCTTGGTGTAAACTATTCAAAAGCAAATAAAGAAATTGCTTCAACACCTGATAATAATACAACACTTAATGCTTCGATTGATTACACTTTATATGATGGTGGAAAAAAATACGACAGATATTCAAGTTATGAAATGAGTATAAAAGGTAAAAAAGAAGATTTATCTTCTATTAAAAATCAAATATCTTTAGATGTTACTAAATATTATTATGATTATTTGTCATTATTAGCAAAAAAAGATGCAAAAAATAAAGAAATTGAACAGTTAAAAGCTCAATATGAAAGATTAAATAGATTTTTAGAAGCTGGAACTACAACAGAAGATGAAATACAAAAAATTATTTCAAGAGTTCAAAGTGCAAATGTAAGTTTGCATGAAATAGAGTTAGAACTTCAAACTATTATTCATAATTTAAAATATATCACAGGGCAAACAGTAAGCATTGATGATGGTTCATTTGTAGAGCCTTTAAAACAAGAGCAAATTCAAAGTAATAGAGCAGATATAAACTCTTTGAAGTTTCAAGTAAAAGCTTTATTTGAAGATGCAAGTGCACAAAAAAGTGATTATTTGCCAACAATAAGTGTAAGCAATACTTACACTCATGCAGATATGAATTATGATAATAGTGACTTTAAAGCACCTTATGATGAACAAAATATATTTTCAGTTAATTTAAAATGGAATATTTTTTCATTTGGAGAGACAAAAAATAGATTTGAATCAAAATATAGAAAATATATTAGTGCAAAATCAAAATATGAGTATGAAAAAAATAGAGCAAATGTTGATTTACAATTGGCAAAAAAAGCATATGAAATTGCAAAATTAAAGATTGATTCTGCACAAGCTGGATTAAAAGCAGCAAATAGTGCATATGAAGTAATAAAATCAAAATATCAAAGTGGACTAATTGATAATGTTGCTTTTTTAGAATCTCTTAGTGAAAAATATGAAGCAATAAGTGTATTAAAAAGTGCTTTATATGATATAGAAGTTAAAAAAGCAAATCTTATTTATCATAGTGGAAAAAATTTAAAGGAATATATTAGATGAGAAAAAGAGTTTTACCCTTAATAGTTTTAATAGTTTTAGGTTTTAATGCTTGCAGTGATGATACTCAAGCAAAGCAACAAGCAAACTCGAAGCAACAAAGACCTGCTTTACCAGTAAAAGTATTTGATGTTAAAAATGAAACACCAACTATTTCAAAAGAGTATCCTGCTGTTATTACACCTTTTGAAGAGGTAAAGGTAATTGCAAGGGTTTCAGGAACTTTAGAAGAAAAGTTTTTTAAAGAAGGTCAATATGTAAAAAAAGGACAACTTCTATATAAAATAGAAGAAGATGTTTATAAAACAAATTTAAATATGGCAAGTGCAAATGTAAAAAAAGCACAAGCAAATTATAATAAATCATTGAAAGATTATCAAAGAGCAAATAAACTTTTAAAAAGTAAAGCTATTAGTGTTCAAAAGTATGATGAATATGTATATATTTATCAAGATGCGAAAGCTCAATTAGAAAGTAGTAAAGCTAGTTTAGAAAAAGCAAAAATTGAGTATGATTATGCAACAGTTGAAGCTCCAATTAGTGGTATAGTTGGTATAAAACAGAGTGATATTGGAGATTATGTTGGAACAAATGCATCTAATTCACTATTAGTTACTATAACTTCAATAAATCCAGTTCATGCTGAGTTTTCACTAACTAAAAATGATGTTGTAAGTTTTATTGAACAAGTAAGAAGTAAAAAGGTATATGTTACATTAGATGTTCTTGGAAAATCTTATAAAGGAGAGATTGATTATATATCTCCTAGATTAGATTTAGATACAGATACTTTACTTTTAAGAGCAAAATTTAATAATGATGATAATAACTTAATTGTTGGTGAATTTACAAAAATCAGTTTAAATAATATTACAGTTAAAAATGTACATATTATTCCAGAAGAGGCTATTTTAAAAACTGCAAATGGGGATTTTCTTTATGTAGTACAAGATGGTATAGCAAAACTTAAACCAATAAAGCTTGGAAGTTTATTACAAAGTGGTGTAGTAGTTAAATCAGGTTTAAAAACAGGTGATAAAATAATTGTTAGTAATATAGCAAAAGTAAGACCTGACACAAAAGTTCAAGTGTTAGGTAAATAGTATGTTTTCTTCATTTTTTATTAAAAACCCAGTGTTTGCTGCTGTTGTTTCTATAATTATTGTACTTACAGGAACAGTATCTATGATAAATTTACCAATAGAGCAGTACCCAAGAGTTATTCCTCCTCAGATTATTGTATCTGCTGCTTATCCAGGTGCAAGTGCTGAAACTATTGCAAAAACAGTAGCTGCACCAATTGAAGAGCAAATAAATGGTGCAACAGATATGATTTATATGAACTCTGTTGCTTCTGATAATGGAACAATTAGTATAAATGTCTTTTTTGAAGTTGGAACAAATCCAAATGATGCAAAAATTGATGTAAATAATAGAGTGCAAGCAGCCTTGTCTAAACTGCCTGAACAAGTACAAAGACAAGGAGTAAATGTAAGAGAGAGATCTCCTAGTATGTTGCAAGTTGTTATGCTTCATTCACCATCAAATGCCCATGATATTAAGTATTTGTCAAATTATGCATTAATCAATATAGTTGATGATTTAAAAAGAATTAGTGGTGTAGGTGATGCTACTATTTTTGGTGCAAAAGATTATGCTATTAGAGTTTGGATTGACCCTCAAAAATTAGCAAAACAAAAGCTAACAACAGCAGAAGTTATTGATGCAATAAAAGAGCAAAATGCACAATATGCAGCAGGTAAGTTTGCAGCAGAACCAATTGTAAATAAACAAATGTTTACTTATACTTTACAAACACAAGAAAGAATGAGTACTCCTGAGCAGTTTGGAAATATTATAATTAGAGCAAATGAAGATGGTAGTGCTTTAACATTAAAAGATGTAGCAACTATTGAGCTTGGTGCACAAAGTTATAATATGACAACAGAGTTAAATAATCAACCAGCTATTCCTATTGGTATATTTTTACAAAGTGGGGCTAATGCTTTAGAAACAGCAAAAGCTGTTGAAAATGTACTTGAAAATGCAAGTAAAACTTTTCCTGCAGGATTAGAGTATAAAATACCTTATGATAGTACAGAGTTTGTTGAGATATCTATAAAAGAAGTTGCAAAAACATTTGTTGAAGCAATTATTTTGGTTATTGCAATTATTTTCTTATTTTTACAAAATTGGAGAGCAACATTAATTCCAGTTTTAGCAGTTCCTGTATCTATTATTGGTGCTTTTATAGGAATGTATGCTTTAGGATTTAGTATTAATTTACTTACACTATTTGGACTTGTTCTTGCAATTGGTATTGTTGTAGATGATGCTATTATTGTTATTGAAAATGTCGAAAGGCATATGAGTGAAGGAAAAAGTGCAAAAGAAGCTTCTTTTATGGCAATGAAAGAAGTATCAAGTGCTTTAATTGCTATTGTATTAGTATTGTCATCTGTATTTATTCCTGTTGCATTCATGGGAGGATTAAGTGGTGAAATGTATAGACAATTTGCAATTACTATTGTTGTATCTATTGCAATTTCTGGTTTTGTAGCACTTACACTTACTCCATCGCTTTGTGCAATTATGCTTAAAGATGTACATACTAAGCCAAAAGGTTTTTTCAAATGGTTTAATAACATGTTTGACAAAGCAACACAAAAGTATTCAGTTTTGGTTCAAAAAACAATTAGATATTCAATATTGAGTATTCTATTATTTGGTGGATTAATTTTTGTATCTTATGATATGTTAAAAGATTTAAAAACAGGACTTGTTCCACAAGAAGATCAAGGAACGATTTTCTTATTTAGTTATAACCCACCAGGGGCTTCTTTAAGTAGAACTGAAAAATTAACTAAAGAAATAAATCAAATAGTAATGGATAATGAAAATGTTGAAGAAGTAGTCTCTTTAGCAGGTTTGGATTTAGTTACATTTGGTCAAAGAACACATGCAGCAGCTACAATTATTAAATTGAATGATTGGGAAGAAAGACCTAATGCTATGCAACATGCAACTGTAATTAATGAAAAATTCAATAAACAACTAATGGCTACTTCAGATGGATTTACATTTGGTGTTTTACCACCTCCAATTATGGGAATGAGTATTTCTGGTGGATTTGAAATGTATGTTCAAGATAGAAGTGGTGGAAAGATAGAGAATTTAAGTAAATATGTAAATGAGATTGTTTCTAAAGCAAACAAAAGAGAAGAGTTACAAGGTGTTAGAACATCATTAAATCCAAATATTCCACAATATAGAATATTAGTTGATATTAAAAAAGCAAAAGCAAAAGGTGTAAGAGTTGATGAAATCTATAACACTTTAAGTGCAACATTTGGAAGTTACTATGTTAACGATTTTAATTTATATGGAAGAACATATAAAGTAAATCTTCAAGCAAAAGGTGAGTATAGAAAAGGTGTAGAAGATCTTAAATTTGTACTTGTAAGAAGCAAAGATGGACAACTAGTTCCTATTAGTTCTTTAGTAACTGTAAAACCAATTGTTGGTGCAGATATTGTTGAAAGATTTAATCTTTTCCAAGCAGCTAAAGTTTCTGGACAACCTGCATTTGGTTTTAGTTCAGGTGATGCTTTAAATGCAATTGAAGAAGTTGCAAAAGAAGTACTTCCTCAAGGATATACAATTAGTTGGGTTGGTACAGCATATCAAGAAAAACAAATTTCTAGTAGTAGTGCACAAGCATTTATTTTTGGTATTGTTTTACTGTTTTTAATCTTAGCTGCTCAATATGGAAAATGGCTAATGCCTATTTCTGTACTTCTTGCAGTACCATTTGCAATTTTTGGGGCAATTGTAGCTACACATTTAAGAGGATTGGAAAATGATATATATTTCCAAGTTGGATTACTTGTTCTAACTGGACTTGCAGCTAAAAATGCAATTTTGATTGTAGAGTTTGCTTTACAAAAACAAAAAGAGGGCTTAAGTTTAGTTGATTCTGCTGTTGAAGCAGCAAAAATTAGATTAAGACCTATTATTATGACTTCACTTGCTTTTACTTTAGGAGTAGTACCTTTAGCATTAAGTAGTGGAGCAGGTGCAGCAAGTAGACATTCATTAGGTACTGGTGTAATTGGTGGAATGATATCAGCAACATTTATAGCTATTATATTTATTCCATTATTTTATATTCTAGTCTCAAAGTTAAGTAAAAAACAAAAATAAAATGGCACAAAAAATTTGTAAACATCAAAAAAGAGAATCAATAGCCTTTTCTTGTAAGAGTTTAATCTTACAAGAAGGCTTAAAAGATTTAACAATTTCAAGTTTAGCAAAAGAGGCTAATATTGGAAAAGGTACTATTTATGAGTATTTTGAAAATAAAGAAGATATAGTTTTAGAATTGGCAAATATACTTCATACAGAGTATCTTGACGAAGTTTACAAATTAGCAGCAAAAAAAAATAGTATTGAAGATAAAATTAAAGTGTTGATTTTAACTTCTTATGAAAAAAGATTTATTGAGTATAGAAAAATTTTCAAAGAGTTAATAGGTGTTTCTTACTACAAAACAAACTGTGCTTTTATGCTTTTTCAAAATCATTGGTATAAGCAAAATTATCAACTTTTATATAAATATATACAAAAAGCTATAAAAAATAAAGAGATTAAAGAGAATTCAACTATTTTTATAGATAGTATTTTGAGTACATTTGTAGGATACTTTATGCTCTCTTTTTCCAAATCAGACTTACAAAAGACCATCAATTCCATTGATTCATATATTAATAATCTTTTTTTAATGCTAAGAGTATAAATAAAACTATTTATACTCTGGTTTTTCAAGTTTTTTAATATTTGGATTAAACTCATCCATTATTGTTGGTTCTTCACCCACATCTTCATCTAAAATCCATGGTTCTCTTGCGCTTAATTGTTCATTACCAGATCGTGCTGGTGTGTTTTCTAAACTTAGACTTTTTAATAATCCAGCTATCATAATGATTATAATAACTGAAAAGGGCAATGCAGCTGTTATAACTGCTGCTTGTAAGGTTTCTAATCCTCCTGCTAGTATAAGTACACCTGTTAATAATGTTAAAATTATTCCCCATAAAACTCTATGTACAGCAGGTGGTGTTGTTGAGCCTGCTGATAAGATTGTAGTTATTACTAATGTTCCTGCATTTGCAGAAGTGATTAAATAAGTAGCAATTAAAACAATCATTAAAAATGACATTATTTCTCCAAGAATACCAACTTCAAGATTTTCAAGCATAACAAATAGTGCAGAAGATATATCATTGTTTACAGCTGCAACTATATCTTTTCCTAAAAATAACTCTTCATATAAAGCTGTTCCTCCAAATAGTCCTATCCAAACAATTGTGATAAGTGTTGGTGTTAGTAGTACTCCTGCTACAAATTCACCAATAGTTCTACCCCTTGAAATTCTTGCTATAAACATCCCAACAAATGGAGACCAAGCTATCCACCAACCCCAAAAAAATACTGTCCAAACAGATTGCCAATTTGTATCATGTGTTACATTAGTATGGAAAGTTAATCTAACTATATTTTGTATGTAGTGACCTGTTGCTTCTACTGTTACTCCAATTAAGTATTGAGTAGGTCCAAATACTAGTAAAAAAAGCAATACTATTATACTTAACCAAAAGTTCCCAATTGATAAAAGTTTTACTCCTTTATTTACTCCTGAGACTACAGAAATAGTTGCAATAATCATAATTGCAGTCATTACTCCTAGTTGTAAAAATAAAGATGGCTTAATATTTAAAACCTCTTTTAATCCAGCATTCATTTGCTCAACTCCCAAGCCTAGAGTTGTTGCAATACCAAAAACAGTACCAAATACTGCAAGAATATCTACAAAATCACCTAAAATTCCATCCACTTTTCTTCCAAATATTGGATATAGTGCAGAACGAATAGTCAAAGGATAGTCATGACGAAAAGAAAAATATGCCATTGTAAGTGCAATAAATGAAAAAATCGCCCAGCCATTTAAACCCCAATGAAAAAAACTAAGACTCATTCCTGTAATTGCAGCTTCTGGAGTCATAGCTGAACTTGTAAAGGGATTATTTTGAAATTGTATTATTGGTTGTGCTACAGACCAAAAAAGGATACCTACACCTGTTCCTGCTGCAAAAAGCATAGAAACCCAAGAAAAAAATGTAAATTCAGGTTGTTCTAAATCTCCCCCAAGTCTTACATTTTTATATCTTCCCATTCCCAGCCAAATCATAAAAGCTAATAAAAATGCTACTAATAAAACATAATACCACTCTAAAAAAGGGTTTAAAAATTCCCTTATATCTTTTAAGTAAATAGCACTTTTTAAAGGAAAATATCCAGTAATAGCAACACTTAAAAGTATCAAAAAAATACTTAGTATTGACATTTTCTTATTCATTCCTTTAAATATACCAATATTTGAAATTTCCATAAGATTCCTTATAGTTAAAATAGAATTTTTTAAGATAACATAAATATCTTAACATATAATTAAGAAATCACTTTTGTGTAACTATGCCTAGGTAATCATATTTTTAAAGCTAGAATTAGCTCTTTTTAGATAAAATTTATCAAATTATACTAAATGGATTTTATATATGATAGTAAATATTACTTTACCAAATAACACTTCTTATGATATTACAATTGATAGGTTAAATGAAATATATTATGATACAAAAGTTGTCATAGTTACAAACCCAACTGTAAGTTCATTTCACTTAGAGTATTTAAAAGAAAAAATTACAGCAAAAGAGATAAGTGTTGTTACTGTGCCAGATGGAGAACAGTATAAAAATATGCAAACAATTGATATGATTTTAGATCATTGTTTTGAGAATAGACTTGATAGAAAGTCACTTTTAGTTGCTTTTGGTGGTGGAGTTATTGGAGATATGACAGGTTTTGCTGCTTCTATTTATCAAAGAGGAATTAATTTTGTGCAAGTTCCAACAACACTGCTTTCTCAAGTTGATGCAAGTGTTGGAGGAAAAACAGGAATAAATAATAAGTATGGGAAAAATCTTATTGGTGCTTTTCATCAACCAAAAGAGGTATTAATTGATCCATATTTTTTAACAACTTTGCCAAAAAGAGAGTTTGGTGCAGGTATTGCAGAAATTATTAAGATGGCTGTAACTTTTAATAAAGATTTTTTTCAATGGCTAGAAGAAAATGATTTAACAAAAGAAGAGAATATTAAAATAGCAATTCAAAAATCAGTTGAAACAAAAGCAAATGTAGTTATTCAAGATGAAAAAGAGAATGGCATTAGAGCAGCTTTAAATTATGGGCATACTTTTGGACATGTAATTGAAAATGAAACCCAATACAAAACATATTTACATGGTGAAGCTGTTGGTATTGGTATGGTTATGGCAAATGAACTTGCAGTAAAGTTAGGTCATATAAGCCAAGAAGAAGCTTCAAGAGTAAAAAAATTACTAGAAAAGTATAATATTCCTACAAGTTACAAAATTGTAGATGTTGAAGAGTTTTATGAGCATTTCTTTTTGGATAAAAAATCTCTTGATAATAAGATTAAGTTTATTCTTCCAAAAAAAATAGGAAGTTGTCTAATTACAGATGAAATAAATAAAGATGACGTAATAGAAGTTTTAAAGGTTTTTAATTAATGAAAAAAGGTTTCTTTACTTATATTTTTGCAGCTTTATTGCTTCTTAACTTTTGTGTTTATGCAAATGAATTAGATGATGATATTTTAGATGAACCAAAAGAGTTAACAGCACAAGATTTAGCAAACCAAGAAATAGCTCAAAGACAAGCGGCTTTAAAAGAAAGAAGTATGCAAGATCTTGCTCAAATTGGTGTATTGCAAAAAAGAATAGAAGAGTTAAATGAAAAGTTAAAAGATAATATTTTATTAAAAAGATATAGTAATTATTTAGCTTATAGAAAAATATCTAAAGAGCTTGAACTATTAAAACAAAGTGCAAAAAGTGAAGGCAAAACAGATGAACATTATTCTCAATTAAATAATAAAATTAGAATTAAACAAAATGAGTTAGAACTTATATCTGAGTATAAAGGTTCACCAATTGGGAGTTTATTAAGTCCCCCAGAAGTTGAAAAATATGAAGATATAACTAATCCTTTTGGAATAATTAATGCATTGTCATATATAAAAAAACTTGAAAACAATAAAAAAGAGTTTATAACAATAGAAAAAGATATCGCAAATCTTATATCTTTATTGGGAAAAAAAGTTTTTTTATATTTGGAATTATATAATTTAGATCAAAAAACTCAATATAAAGAGATATTGACTTTTTTAGATAAGCAAAAAAAAGATTTTAATATGGTACTTGAAATTGTATCAACAACAGAAGAAGTTTATACAAGAAAAGTTGAACAAGTAACATTAGAAATAAAATCACAAATTTCAAGTCAAATAGAGAAAATTTTTACAATTTTTATAATTGTTTTTTTACTATTTTTTATATCTTTTTTAATAAAACTAGGTTTAAAAAAATACTTTTCTCAAAATGAGAGTTATTATCTCACAAATAAAATTATCAATTTTCTAGTTGTATTTATAATAGTTTTAATAGTTTTATTTTCATATATAGATAATGTTTCATATGTAGTAACAATCTTAGGTTTCGCATCAGCTGGTATTGCGATTGCTTTAAAAGATTGGTTTATGTCTATATTTGGATGGCTTGTAATTGTAACATCTGGTTCTATTCAAGTAGGAGATAGAATTAAAGTTACTAGAAATGGTCTTGAAGTTGTAGGAGATGTTTTAGATATTTCATTATTTAAAATTACTATTAGAGAGGATATAACTTTAACATCATATATGGTAAATAGAAGAACGGGAAGAATATTTT
The window above is part of the Malaciobacter marinus genome. Proteins encoded here:
- the aroB gene encoding 3-dehydroquinate synthase; amino-acid sequence: MIVNITLPNNTSYDITIDRLNEIYYDTKVVIVTNPTVSSFHLEYLKEKITAKEISVVTVPDGEQYKNMQTIDMILDHCFENRLDRKSLLVAFGGGVIGDMTGFAASIYQRGINFVQVPTTLLSQVDASVGGKTGINNKYGKNLIGAFHQPKEVLIDPYFLTTLPKREFGAGIAEIIKMAVTFNKDFFQWLEENDLTKEENIKIAIQKSVETKANVVIQDEKENGIRAALNYGHTFGHVIENETQYKTYLHGEAVGIGMVMANELAVKLGHISQEEASRVKKLLEKYNIPTSYKIVDVEEFYEHFFLDKKSLDNKIKFILPKKIGSCLITDEINKDDVIEVLKVFN
- a CDS encoding mechanosensitive ion channel domain-containing protein, yielding MKKGFFTYIFAALLLLNFCVYANELDDDILDEPKELTAQDLANQEIAQRQAALKERSMQDLAQIGVLQKRIEELNEKLKDNILLKRYSNYLAYRKISKELELLKQSAKSEGKTDEHYSQLNNKIRIKQNELELISEYKGSPIGSLLSPPEVEKYEDITNPFGIINALSYIKKLENNKKEFITIEKDIANLISLLGKKVFLYLELYNLDQKTQYKEILTFLDKQKKDFNMVLEIVSTTEEVYTRKVEQVTLEIKSQISSQIEKIFTIFIIVFLLFFISFLIKLGLKKYFSQNESYYLTNKIINFLVVFIIVLIVLFSYIDNVSYVVTILGFASAGIAIALKDWFMSIFGWLVIVTSGSIQVGDRIKVTRNGLEVVGDVLDISLFKITIREDITLTSYMVNRRTGRIFFIPNNYVFSEMIANYTHSGLRTVWDGIDITITFDSNHKKAQHIAKEILKHYSKGYTDITRKQLSKMRSKYQLRATGVEPRVYTFVEPYGIVISSWYLTNSYAALVLRSTMSPEILKAFMAEDDIHIAYPTQSINLNEKREKPADLPEEGKII
- a CDS encoding BCCT family transporter, whose product is MEISNIGIFKGMNKKMSILSIFLILLSVAITGYFPLKSAIYLKDIREFLNPFLEWYYVLLVAFLLAFMIWLGMGRYKNVRLGGDLEQPEFTFFSWVSMLFAAGTGVGILFWSVAQPIIQFQNNPFTSSAMTPEAAITGMSLSFFHWGLNGWAIFSFIALTMAYFSFRHDYPLTIRSALYPIFGRKVDGILGDFVDILAVFGTVFGIATTLGLGVEQMNAGLKEVLNIKPSLFLQLGVMTAIMIIATISVVSGVNKGVKLLSIGNFWLSIIVLLFLLVFGPTQYLIGVTVEATGHYIQNIVRLTFHTNVTHDTNWQSVWTVFFWGWWIAWSPFVGMFIARISRGRTIGEFVAGVLLTPTLITIVWIGLFGGTALYEELFLGKDIVAAVNNDISSALFVMLENLEVGILGEIMSFLMIVLIATYLITSANAGTLVITTILSAGSTTPPAVHRVLWGIILTLLTGVLILAGGLETLQAAVITAALPFSVIIIIMIAGLLKSLSLENTPARSGNEQLSAREPWILDEDVGEEPTIMDEFNPNIKKLEKPEYK